A DNA window from Archocentrus centrarchus isolate MPI-CPG fArcCen1 chromosome 15, fArcCen1, whole genome shotgun sequence contains the following coding sequences:
- the socs5b gene encoding suppressor of cytokine signaling 5b — MWSNLKSRCQTLFHNSSGPHESRIEADTVHCVVDIGQGGSSGGAQASSLSRSLLPVPMVTAGRRHHNCVSDIPQIVEITIDKDAEDVRGGSGGVPLARRDSYSRHAPWGGKKKHSCSTKTQSSLEADRRSGRLRGSGNRRDRRYGVSSIQETNDSVSGGRSLNARSLRQRLSDTVGLCLPLPARRCSRSSKNPVTSKRKIHLTELMLETCPFPPGSDLAHKWHLIKQHTAPVSPHSSTALLDAFDPAHPSPEDEEERLRERRRLSIEEGVDPPPNAQIHTLEASVPGSSLYKLGPKMAPGMGEASGEGRVTAAGSSVAAGSSGACGQVLGAAAAAAQDCDSEEDSTTLCLQARRPKQRHASGDGHLSRQQPGPWKVHTQIDYIHCLVPDLLEITALPCYWGVMDRYEAEALLDGRPEGTFLLRDSAQEDYLFSVSFRRYNRSLHARIEQWNHNFSFDAHDPCVFHSSTVTGLLEHYKDPSACMFFEPLLTAPLHRTFPFGLQHLARAAICRWTTYDGIGSLPLPPALQDFLKEYHYKQKVRVRWLEREPPLKVK; from the coding sequence ATGTGGAGCAACCTGAAGAGCAGATGCCAGACACTCTTCCACAACAGTTCAGGACCCCATGAAAGCAGGATTGAAGCAGACACCGTCCACTGTGTGGTGGATATTGGTCAAGGAggcagctcaggtggagcacaGGCATCCAGCCTGTCACGGAGCCTCCTACCAGtgccaatggtaacagcagggCGCCGTCATCATAATTGTGTGTCAGACATACCTCAGATTGTAGAGATAACTATCGACAAGGATGCTGAGGATGTGCGGGGTGGGTCAGGGGGTGTTCCTCTGGCCCGTAGAGACTCCTATTCCCGTCATGCTCCATGGGGGGGCAAGAAAAAACACTCATGTTCCACCAAAACCCAAAGCTCTTTGGAGGCAGATAGGCGGTCTGGCCGCTTACGGGGGAGTGGGAATCGTAGGGACAGGCGCTATGGAGTCAGCTCTATCCAGGAGACAAATGACTCTGTTTCAGGAGGACGCAGTCTAAATGCCCGGTCTCTGCGCCAGCGGCTAAGTGATACAGTTGGGTTGTGCTTGCCCCTACCTGCTCGCAGGTGCTCACGTTCCTCGAAGAACCCCGTCACCTCCAAACGTAAGATTCACCTCACAGAGCTGATGTTGGAGACCTGCCCCTTCCCACCAGGCTCAGACCTTGCTCACAAATGGCACTTGATCAAACAGCACACAGCACCAGTCAGCCCGCATTCCTCTACTGCCCTCCTGGATGCTTTTGACCCAGCCCACCCCTCTCCTGAGGATGAGGAAGAACGTCTGCGTGAGCGCCGCAGGCTCAGCATCGAGGAAGGTGTGGACCCGCCACCCAATGCACAGATCCACACCCTGGAGGCCTCAGTGCCAGGATCCTCTCTCTACAAACTGGGACCAAAGATGGCTCCTGGCATGGGAGAGGCCTCTGGGGAAGGCCGGGTCACAGCGGCTGGGAGCTCTGTGGCTGCTGGATCATCAGGGGCCTGTGGGCAGGTGTtaggggctgcagcagcagcagcccaggACTGTGACTCTGAGGAGGATTCAACCACCCTATGTCTGCAGGCCAGGAGGCCCAAGCAGAGGCATGCTTCAGGGGATGGTCACCTAAGCCGACAACAACCTGGTCCCTGGAAGGTTCACACTCAGATAGACTACATCCATTGTCTGGTGCCAGATCTGTTAGAGATTACAGCTTTGCCCTGTTACTGGGGTGTAATGGACCGCTACGAGGCCGAGGCGCTGTTGGACGGGCGGCCTGAGGGCACCTTCCTGCTGCGTGACTCAGCCCAGGAGGACTACCTATTCTCCGTTAGCTTCCGCCGTTACAATCGCTCCTTGCATGCACGCATCGAGCAGTGGAACCACAACTTCAGCTTTGATGCTCACGACCCTTGCGTTTTCCACTCTTCCACTGTCACAGGACTGCTGGAGCACTACAAAGACCCCAGCGCCTGCATGTTTTTTGAACCTCTGCTTACAGCGCCTCTTCATCGGACTTTTCCCTTTGGCCTGCAGCACCTGGCACGGGCTGCCATCTGCCGCTGGACCACTTATGATGGTATAGGCTCTCTGCCATTGCCTCCTGCCCTGCAGGACTTCCTCAAGGAGTATCACTATAAACAGAAAGTACGAGTTCGCTGGCTGGAGAGGGAACCGCCACTCAAAGTCAAATAG